In Pedobacter sp. SL55, the following proteins share a genomic window:
- a CDS encoding T9SS type A sorting domain-containing protein produces MVYPNPTKGVATVTLAAVAYTNYTVVGVQGNTVATGKIGNGATTVNIELSSAPKGTYIVKLFGTSGSSAARVIKL; encoded by the coding sequence GTGGTTTACCCTAATCCCACCAAGGGTGTCGCTACTGTAACATTAGCTGCTGTTGCTTACACAAATTACACCGTGGTTGGTGTACAAGGTAACACGGTAGCAACAGGTAAAATTGGTAATGGCGCAACTACGGTTAATATAGAACTTTCTTCAGCACCAAAAGGTACTTATATCGTTAAGTTATTTGGCACAAGCGGAAGCAGCGCAGCCAGAGTAATTAAATTGTAA
- a CDS encoding alpha-L-fucosidase: MKKTILTTLLIGLASLAVNAQSSLTKTDTIPLKYGAHRTGNRTDAEMERWRSYGLGQFIHWGVYAIPGGQWQGKTYGGAAEWIRSWSKSSAPENWTSIYDNLYKQFNPVNFDAKAWARQAKQMGAKYVIFTTKHHDGFCLWPSKYTNYTIKNSPYKKDIVKEVVDAYNAEGIDVYLYFSIIDWNHKGYRSAAPKTADEIASYETFKKFTRNQLIELVKNYPTLRGLWFDGTWDQAWTKEAAYVDALDKELRKLSPGIIIGSRFRPDDYGKRGQDSNGNLIGDYEQGWERKLPASIEVTKGRDWDCVMTIPPNQWGYNADWKSSYIKTDYDLIQMLLHSVSLNGNLVINFGPDGKGAIRTEEGAIATGIGQWMQQNSEAIYGAKYAGLPKPEYGYYTLKGDKLYLTVFNRPVNNQLRLAIPQSYKKSLQKAALLVGNQSLEIKKTNIGIDRDSNTYFDVTLPANLTIDKPFVVVFDLGESNGNNKNYGDAKT; this comes from the coding sequence ATGAAAAAAACAATCTTAACCACTTTGTTAATTGGCCTAGCAAGTTTAGCTGTTAATGCCCAATCTTCCCTTACAAAAACCGATACCATACCTCTAAAATATGGCGCACATAGAACAGGCAACCGTACCGATGCCGAAATGGAGCGTTGGCGTAGTTATGGCTTAGGGCAGTTTATCCATTGGGGAGTTTATGCCATACCTGGTGGCCAATGGCAAGGTAAAACCTATGGTGGCGCAGCAGAATGGATACGCTCATGGAGCAAATCATCGGCACCAGAAAACTGGACCAGTATTTACGATAATCTATACAAGCAATTTAATCCAGTTAATTTCGATGCAAAAGCATGGGCAAGGCAGGCTAAGCAAATGGGGGCAAAATATGTGATATTTACCACTAAACATCATGATGGTTTTTGTCTTTGGCCAAGTAAATACACTAATTACACCATCAAAAACAGCCCTTACAAAAAAGATATTGTTAAAGAAGTGGTTGATGCCTACAATGCCGAAGGTATAGATGTGTATTTGTATTTTTCGATTATCGATTGGAACCACAAGGGCTACAGAAGTGCAGCTCCAAAAACCGCTGATGAAATTGCTAGCTACGAAACCTTCAAGAAATTTACCCGCAATCAGTTAATAGAGTTGGTTAAAAATTATCCAACCCTTAGGGGACTTTGGTTTGATGGTACATGGGATCAGGCTTGGACCAAAGAAGCGGCCTATGTTGATGCCTTAGACAAAGAATTACGTAAACTTAGCCCTGGTATTATCATTGGTAGTCGCTTTAGGCCAGATGATTATGGAAAGAGAGGCCAAGACTCAAATGGTAATTTAATTGGCGACTACGAGCAAGGTTGGGAACGTAAATTACCAGCTAGTATCGAAGTAACTAAAGGCCGCGATTGGGATTGCGTAATGACCATACCACCCAACCAATGGGGCTATAATGCAGATTGGAAATCATCATACATTAAAACAGATTACGATTTGATACAAATGTTGTTGCACTCGGTATCGTTAAATGGCAATTTGGTCATCAATTTTGGCCCAGATGGCAAAGGTGCCATCCGTACAGAAGAAGGCGCCATTGCAACGGGTATTGGTCAATGGATGCAACAAAACTCTGAAGCAATTTACGGAGCCAAATATGCAGGGTTGCCTAAACCAGAATATGGTTATTATACCCTAAAAGGAGATAAGCTGTATTTAACGGTATTCAACCGACCTGTGAATAATCAATTACGTTTGGCTATTCCTCAATCTTACAAAAAATCTTTACAAAAAGCGGCTCTTCTAGTGGGCAACCAATCATTAGAGATTAAAAAAACCAACATTGGCATAGATAGGGATAGCAATACTTATTTTGATGTTACCCTGCCAGCAAACTTAACGATAGATAAGCCATTTGTTGTGGTGTTTGATTTAGGAGAAAGTAACGGAAACAATAAAAATTATGGCGATGCGAAGACCTAA
- a CDS encoding M60 family metallopeptidase → MKRYSFSVAGILMIVLCLAACKKKYGYSFEDGYNPNGVTDTLKDLVLDTSIYKVDRSQFNSARAFPGLVGIEEPRLKGIEVTLDLDYVVSNNDHLRVSVPPGGYFSTGMYAPAGELIEIVVPVGVYGLTAQIGAWTDNLTGKDPLSRAPIIYSRQELFPGKNLLRNLYGGHVWIIPPRPLGKKITFQFTGVVKSPDFVLGETTTAEWKQMIANTKVPWFELRGKRIIFTLPVNKLADYPINDPQLLMETWDRQVEDGVWKWYGLSPDAADVRDRNAMLPWRIVHDIQPSVGAQHSGYPIVATANENYFKQAVTQTEVVGLNWGTYHEIGHNMQMGSTWNFEGNGEVTCNLFSLKVAKQNGFKHTNYKRMLDAGLAYVSSTGTKNYNATTTSLDARLGMYIQIFERYGYEFMTYLATEARHARFGANNNQDKIDFFYEKLSAYANTDMQPFLTAWGITVSSVSKNKISAQYPLLTEQVWLSNPI, encoded by the coding sequence ATGAAAAGATATAGTTTTAGTGTCGCAGGCATTTTAATGATAGTTTTATGTTTGGCGGCATGTAAAAAGAAATATGGCTATTCTTTTGAAGATGGCTATAATCCAAATGGTGTCACAGATACGCTCAAAGATCTGGTTTTAGATACTTCTATTTATAAAGTAGACCGTTCGCAGTTTAATTCGGCTAGGGCATTTCCGGGGCTGGTAGGTATCGAAGAACCGCGATTGAAAGGCATAGAAGTTACGCTAGATTTAGATTACGTAGTAAGCAATAATGATCATTTAAGAGTTTCTGTGCCTCCCGGTGGGTATTTCAGTACTGGAATGTATGCGCCTGCTGGCGAATTAATTGAGATTGTAGTGCCGGTAGGTGTTTATGGCTTAACGGCTCAAATTGGGGCTTGGACAGATAATTTGACAGGCAAAGATCCATTGAGTAGGGCTCCGATAATTTATAGCCGCCAAGAATTGTTTCCGGGTAAAAACTTGCTGCGCAACCTGTATGGTGGCCATGTTTGGATTATTCCTCCTCGTCCGCTAGGTAAAAAAATAACTTTTCAGTTTACCGGCGTAGTAAAATCCCCAGATTTTGTACTAGGCGAAACAACTACAGCCGAGTGGAAGCAAATGATTGCCAACACCAAGGTACCTTGGTTTGAGCTAAGGGGCAAGCGCATTATTTTCACTTTGCCAGTAAATAAACTGGCTGATTATCCTATCAACGATCCTCAATTACTAATGGAAACTTGGGACAGACAAGTAGAAGATGGTGTTTGGAAATGGTACGGCTTGTCTCCTGATGCAGCGGATGTGAGAGATAGAAATGCCATGTTGCCTTGGCGTATTGTGCATGATATTCAGCCATCGGTTGGTGCTCAGCATAGCGGCTACCCTATTGTGGCCACAGCCAACGAAAACTATTTTAAGCAAGCGGTTACCCAAACCGAGGTAGTTGGGCTTAACTGGGGTACTTACCACGAAATTGGACACAATATGCAAATGGGCTCTACCTGGAACTTTGAAGGCAATGGCGAGGTAACCTGTAACCTATTCAGTTTAAAAGTAGCCAAGCAAAATGGCTTTAAGCACACCAATTATAAAAGAATGCTCGATGCTGGTTTGGCTTATGTATCATCAACAGGTACAAAAAATTACAACGCTACAACCACCTCGCTCGATGCTAGATTGGGGATGTATATCCAAATATTTGAAAGATATGGATACGAATTTATGACTTATCTAGCAACAGAAGCTAGACACGCCAGGTTTGGGGCAAACAATAACCAAGATAAAATAGATTTTTTCTACGAAAAGTTATCTGCTTACGCCAATACCGATATGCAACCTTTTTTAACAGCTTGGGGCATTACCGTAAGTAGCGTTTCCAAAAACAAAATATCAGCACAATATCCATTGTTAACAGAGCAAGTTTGGCTTTCAAATCCAATTTAA
- a CDS encoding FG-GAP-like repeat-containing protein: MLVVGYTTSNISTGAYVSGPYVKIYKNTGTAPYYNETDVITNIPAWVNTNWAASNAVRQYTGNFAAWSKKDSKILVTGSDGTNKYSKLFKPDGLGGYAEIVNPVGGTTPFEGVIGYCGFGDFDADGDDDILLYDTGLNTSTRALGYARVYRNDGADNYTLMTLNMPYTVQNFYSIAISDTNGDGRDDIAINGVYNLTSNTAANYRTALYTPDASMAFTEVIPKVAAANIRQIAYGAVAFIDTDGDGVASDIVMAGGQGNTTSARRFTLYKRNAAVPLTDDNAYTVEFDYATTDGAFNAVGFQYGMIAVGDLSGTGKMKDFVSIGQRNSNSNRPYVGIKRTSGYTIYNNLEVTTNAAISSYNGNTAPNTSFFGNIINGGGSSVLRAYAIGDVDADGKADDLATFALEYFGAASLKVSSTLYVNDETVNSDNRPRVYRKSSK, from the coding sequence ATGCTCGTAGTGGGGTATACAACTTCAAATATTAGTACTGGAGCCTACGTTTCTGGACCTTATGTTAAAATATACAAAAATACAGGTACAGCACCTTATTATAATGAAACAGATGTAATTACGAATATACCCGCTTGGGTTAATACCAATTGGGCAGCAAGTAATGCGGTTAGACAATACACTGGAAATTTTGCGGCTTGGAGCAAAAAAGATAGCAAGATTTTGGTAACCGGATCTGACGGAACAAATAAATACAGCAAGTTATTTAAACCAGATGGTTTAGGCGGGTATGCGGAGATAGTGAATCCAGTTGGAGGAACAACTCCTTTTGAAGGCGTTATTGGATATTGCGGTTTTGGAGACTTTGATGCGGACGGCGACGATGATATCTTGCTTTATGATACGGGTTTGAATACTTCGACCCGTGCTTTGGGATATGCAAGGGTTTATAGAAATGATGGTGCCGATAACTATACATTGATGACGTTGAATATGCCGTATACAGTACAAAATTTTTACAGCATTGCAATTTCTGATACCAATGGCGATGGTAGAGATGATATTGCAATTAATGGAGTTTATAACCTTACATCCAATACTGCTGCAAACTACAGAACGGCATTGTACACACCCGATGCTAGTATGGCATTTACAGAGGTTATTCCAAAGGTAGCGGCAGCAAATATTCGTCAAATTGCCTACGGGGCTGTAGCATTTATAGATACCGATGGTGATGGTGTCGCTTCCGATATTGTTATGGCAGGAGGTCAAGGAAATACGACTAGTGCAAGAAGATTTACACTATATAAAAGAAATGCTGCAGTTCCCTTAACTGACGATAATGCTTATACAGTAGAGTTCGACTACGCCACAACGGATGGAGCTTTCAATGCAGTTGGTTTTCAGTACGGAATGATTGCTGTAGGTGATTTGAGTGGAACTGGCAAAATGAAGGATTTTGTATCGATAGGTCAAAGAAATAGCAATAGTAACAGACCGTATGTAGGTATTAAACGTACTTCAGGCTATACAATATATAACAACTTAGAGGTTACTACTAATGCTGCAATTAGTTCATATAACGGAAACACAGCTCCCAACACTTCGTTTTTTGGTAATATTATAAACGGTGGTGGTAGTAGTGTGTTAAGGGCTTATGCTATTGGAGATGTAGATGCCGATGGTAAAGCGGATGATTTGGCTACTTTTGCTCTAGAATATTTTGGTGCAGCTTCATTAAAAGTTTCATCTACACTTTATGTCAATGATGAAACAGTAAACTCCGATAACAGGCCTAGAGTTTACCGTAAAAGCAGTAAGTAA
- a CDS encoding T9SS type A sorting domain-containing protein codes for MVNFISFAAKATTTGVQLNWKIASETNHKQYIVSRSTNGKDYTIVTTTTAYSTTDNNVASGTYYYKLEQQDNDGTINQLAVQVVKVGLATNYLTVYPNPTKDIATVTLAVGAYTNYTVVGVQGNTVATGNINNTDTMLKVNLSSVAAGTYIIKLLGVNGNTAARVIKL; via the coding sequence ATGGTAAACTTCATCAGCTTTGCTGCAAAAGCAACTACTACTGGTGTGCAGTTAAATTGGAAGATAGCTTCAGAAACCAACCATAAACAATATATTGTTAGTCGCAGCACTAACGGTAAAGATTATACAATTGTTACAACCACTACTGCTTACAGCACAACAGATAATAACGTAGCTTCAGGTACTTATTATTATAAATTAGAGCAACAAGATAACGATGGAACAATTAACCAGTTAGCTGTTCAGGTGGTTAAGGTAGGTTTGGCTACTAATTATCTTACTGTTTACCCTAACCCTACTAAGGATATCGCTACTGTAACATTGGCTGTTGGCGCTTACACAAATTACACGGTGGTTGGGGTACAAGGTAACACGGTAGCAACAGGTAACATCAATAATACCGACACTATGTTAAAGGTTAACCTTTCATCGGTAGCTGCGGGCACCTATATCATTAAATTGCTTGGTGTAAACGGAAACACTGCTGCCAGAGTAATAAAATTATAA
- a CDS encoding alkaline phosphatase family protein, producing MKTFKNTQQILIKGFLLLMLCFAFLGCKKYFDPPDVFEEQTIVNVKRKKVMLIVIDGVTGSDLQAIAPPKITAMLNNSKYSWSGYSDYVVSDGTAWKNIMTGVAVGKHGVSDNTFDPKVGGTGNEHDAQTAWPTFIERLQASGKMRRSATVTPWKQLSDKLLIYADQPIVANNDQAVKDTVLKKLNTGNEDLLVVNFNEVSKAGVTYGFSPSITEYSNAIKTVDEYIGALLDAMKARKTYKQEDWLVIVTSSHGGTGNSYGEVANRDRERNVFNLYYSDDFKSHEFKSQPFMDGLKFSANAITARLAAADAATYNLGLTGEYTIEFKLRINAFGTLNSTIFFKANSPANSSSGWWFIHNGSDGSWRFVVRRGPSGGANKTLTSKDLTVGRPPLMVTDKWYHLAAKIYEEAGKRYMIIYQDGVKASNALEITGENIINNEDLWAGFKSGYGNVTNQTIADIRFWNTALPDAKILENACLNSITSSDQYYSNLIGYWPGNDGLSAFKNYSPLAVDKDLKLAGSYSWEPHVMPTCGNEIPIPADQVLLRNSDIAAQIYYWYGVPIDDKWNVDGKIFLSKFESEFIK from the coding sequence ATGAAGACGTTTAAAAATACTCAACAAATTTTAATCAAAGGGTTTTTACTCTTAATGCTTTGCTTTGCTTTTTTGGGATGTAAAAAGTATTTCGATCCACCAGATGTGTTTGAAGAGCAGACCATAGTAAATGTTAAAAGAAAAAAGGTGATGCTTATTGTAATTGATGGTGTTACCGGAAGTGACTTACAAGCTATTGCACCACCTAAAATTACAGCAATGCTAAACAACAGCAAATATTCATGGAGTGGTTATAGCGATTATGTAGTGTCTGACGGTACTGCATGGAAGAATATCATGACTGGGGTTGCTGTTGGCAAGCATGGTGTCTCTGATAATACGTTTGACCCAAAAGTAGGAGGGACTGGAAATGAACATGATGCACAGACAGCTTGGCCAACTTTTATTGAACGCTTACAAGCTTCGGGGAAAATGAGAAGATCTGCTACGGTTACGCCTTGGAAGCAACTTAGTGACAAACTTTTGATCTATGCAGATCAGCCTATAGTTGCAAATAATGATCAAGCGGTAAAAGATACAGTACTTAAAAAGCTCAACACGGGAAATGAAGATCTGCTAGTGGTAAACTTTAATGAGGTAAGCAAAGCAGGTGTTACTTATGGATTTTCTCCAAGTATTACAGAATATTCAAATGCGATAAAAACGGTAGATGAATATATTGGTGCACTTTTGGATGCCATGAAAGCCCGCAAAACGTATAAACAGGAAGATTGGTTAGTTATTGTAACTTCTAGTCATGGAGGAACTGGTAACAGTTATGGAGAAGTAGCTAATAGAGATAGGGAGAGAAACGTATTTAACTTATATTATTCGGATGACTTTAAAAGCCATGAATTTAAGAGCCAGCCTTTTATGGATGGATTAAAATTCTCGGCAAATGCTATTACTGCTAGATTGGCGGCGGCAGATGCTGCTACGTATAATTTAGGTCTTACGGGAGAATATACTATTGAATTTAAGCTAAGAATAAATGCCTTTGGTACTTTAAACTCTACCATTTTCTTTAAAGCAAATAGCCCAGCTAACAGTAGTTCTGGCTGGTGGTTTATTCATAATGGTTCAGATGGCTCATGGCGTTTCGTAGTTCGTAGAGGACCAAGTGGAGGCGCTAACAAAACGCTAACGTCTAAAGATTTAACTGTTGGCCGCCCGCCGTTAATGGTAACTGATAAATGGTATCACTTAGCAGCTAAAATTTATGAAGAAGCAGGTAAACGTTACATGATTATTTATCAGGATGGTGTTAAAGCTTCAAATGCTTTAGAAATTACGGGTGAAAATATCATTAATAACGAAGATCTATGGGCTGGTTTTAAATCTGGTTATGGAAACGTGACCAATCAAACCATTGCTGATATCAGATTTTGGAATACAGCTTTACCAGATGCAAAGATTTTGGAAAACGCTTGTCTAAACAGTATCACATCATCAGATCAATATTATAGTAATTTGATAGGTTATTGGCCAGGTAATGATGGATTGTCTGCTTTTAAAAATTATAGTCCACTAGCGGTTGATAAAGATTTGAAGCTTGCTGGAAGCTATAGTTGGGAGCCACACGTAATGCCAACTTGTGGTAATGAGATACCTATCCCAGCAGATCAAGTATTGCTTAGAAATAGTGATATCGCCGCACAAATTTATTATTGGTACGGTGTTCCTATTGACGACAAGTGGAACGTTGATGGAAAGATATTCTTAAGTAAGTTCGAATCTGAGTTTATAAAATAG
- a CDS encoding beta-propeller fold lactonase family protein, whose product MIDSAALQPIANFDVAVSYRGSGKNDFTSVGTEKTDASGRILMSLPWPSTVKAKVAKEDVYKTDSAFVLHKDDVGSAITLKISTLVGLDVNVFDFLDKQYIQGANVKFSIKKQGESAFSLLETKTVSAAGKASVLVAFPSEVKVEISGLKFFKDTVININVPKFATQSLSAPLYLKPAAYTEPVMTNLQVTTLALNNGITLADPQDVTTDRKGNIYITEGNTHRVIKVDANGNTSVLAGTGTAGKTDGAGATATFAFPYGIKVANNGAIYVANNNGSGSTAFHAIRRIDIAPNGAATVTTIAGSGTSGTADGVGTAATFNRPAGLAIDKANRYLYAAEWGSARVRRIDLTNNQVSFIATTGANPWGVAIDEDSQNLYVAAWNGNSISKINLANNSITAIRSGATTNFKSPRGIYVSSQGKIVVSNFDNPGTGQGHYLSMVNSLNETGTSTFSLVAGATASGDALGAANSARFNGPIGIWYDKYTGNWYVADVGNKKIKVIRSSDL is encoded by the coding sequence GTGATAGATAGTGCTGCATTGCAACCTATCGCAAATTTCGATGTAGCTGTAAGTTACAGGGGTTCTGGCAAGAATGATTTTACCTCAGTTGGTACAGAAAAAACAGATGCGTCGGGTAGAATCTTGATGTCTTTGCCATGGCCATCTACAGTGAAGGCAAAAGTGGCAAAAGAAGATGTTTACAAAACAGATTCGGCTTTTGTGCTTCATAAAGATGATGTCGGTTCAGCTATCACTCTAAAAATATCTACGTTAGTTGGTTTAGATGTAAATGTTTTCGATTTTCTCGACAAGCAGTATATACAAGGTGCCAATGTTAAATTCAGTATAAAAAAGCAAGGAGAGAGTGCTTTTTCCCTATTGGAAACAAAAACAGTTTCGGCAGCAGGTAAAGCAAGTGTCTTGGTCGCTTTCCCATCAGAGGTAAAAGTAGAAATATCGGGGCTTAAATTTTTTAAGGATACTGTAATTAACATCAACGTACCCAAGTTTGCTACCCAGTCATTAAGTGCGCCGCTATATTTAAAACCTGCTGCCTATACCGAACCCGTGATGACCAATTTGCAGGTAACTACCCTTGCATTAAATAACGGTATTACCCTCGCAGACCCGCAAGATGTAACTACCGATAGAAAAGGTAATATCTACATTACGGAAGGTAATACGCACAGAGTTATAAAGGTTGATGCCAATGGAAATACCTCTGTTTTGGCAGGTACTGGTACCGCAGGAAAAACTGATGGCGCTGGGGCTACGGCAACTTTCGCTTTTCCTTACGGAATTAAAGTAGCTAACAACGGAGCAATTTATGTAGCTAACAATAATGGCTCTGGAAGTACCGCTTTTCATGCCATACGCCGTATAGATATTGCGCCAAATGGGGCGGCAACGGTAACTACTATTGCAGGTTCTGGCACCTCTGGCACTGCAGATGGCGTAGGCACAGCGGCTACATTTAACAGACCGGCGGGTTTGGCCATAGATAAGGCAAATAGATATCTGTATGCAGCAGAATGGGGTAGTGCACGTGTAAGAAGAATTGATTTAACCAATAATCAGGTAAGTTTTATTGCCACTACCGGAGCTAACCCATGGGGAGTAGCCATAGACGAGGATAGCCAAAACCTCTATGTAGCCGCTTGGAACGGAAATTCAATCAGTAAAATTAACTTGGCAAATAACAGTATAACGGCCATTAGAAGTGGGGCTACCACCAATTTTAAATCGCCTCGTGGTATTTATGTAAGCTCGCAAGGTAAAATTGTGGTTTCTAATTTCGATAACCCTGGTACTGGTCAAGGTCATTACCTATCTATGGTAAATTCTCTTAACGAAACGGGTACATCAACCTTTAGTTTGGTGGCCGGGGCAACAGCCAGCGGAGATGCCTTGGGGGCAGCCAATTCGGCAAGATTTAATGGCCCAATTGGTATTTGGTATGATAAATATACAGGCAATTGGTATGTGGCAGATGTAGGTAACAAGAAAATAAAAGTAATTAGGTCAAGTGATCTATAA
- a CDS encoding kelch repeat-containing protein — MKKIYKASLPLLLILTQLANTAYAQYPFWRWIAGPKTTNGTGIYPTAVGVGDNNAYPGARIGGTAQFKDNKLYIFGGHNSTSNRFADLWSYDINSQVWTLLNAASNTYANTTVPYGVSKTPNTNIRPGGRSGINSVVIGDDIYTFGGQGYGTDGTSLGSGKLNDFWKYNITSNTWTLLRGVLTNAGATVIGSKGSVDDGSFAPRSRSNACLAAVGTDIYLFGGEGTGVTGDLWKWDTLTSKWLWLTGENGATTAVNVGLNDPTNTPSARQGSAFVAIGTKIYLFGGTTNANTETNMQNDLWVYDTATGFWNLITPSNAAPPIRKDVQGWAAGGNLYIFGGVSRADGTTSKVVNDLWKYDPVANSWTKLKGEAAPAGTYAVEDYTAATVAPAASNTSIPAGRVGILAASNGNKLYLFGGDRTTAWTQRYSDLWTTDLDETVLLW; from the coding sequence ATGAAAAAAATCTACAAAGCTAGTTTGCCATTATTGCTAATACTTACGCAATTAGCTAATACAGCATACGCTCAATATCCTTTTTGGCGATGGATAGCCGGTCCAAAAACGACTAATGGAACCGGTATTTATCCTACAGCTGTGGGTGTAGGTGATAACAATGCCTACCCTGGTGCACGTATAGGTGGTACGGCACAGTTTAAGGATAATAAACTTTATATTTTTGGTGGCCATAACAGTACATCAAATAGGTTTGCAGATCTCTGGAGTTATGACATTAATAGCCAAGTATGGACTTTGCTTAATGCCGCTAGTAATACTTACGCTAACACAACAGTACCTTATGGAGTAAGTAAAACTCCAAATACGAATATTCGTCCAGGTGGCCGCTCTGGCATAAACTCTGTAGTCATAGGCGATGATATTTATACTTTCGGAGGGCAGGGATATGGTACCGACGGTACGAGTTTAGGTAGTGGCAAGTTAAACGATTTTTGGAAATATAATATCACAAGTAATACCTGGACGCTTTTAAGAGGGGTTTTAACGAATGCTGGAGCTACAGTTATTGGCTCAAAAGGGAGTGTTGATGATGGTAGTTTTGCACCTCGTTCTCGCTCTAATGCTTGTTTGGCCGCAGTGGGTACAGATATTTATTTATTTGGCGGCGAAGGTACAGGTGTTACAGGCGATTTGTGGAAATGGGATACGCTTACTTCTAAATGGCTTTGGCTAACGGGCGAAAATGGTGCCACCACAGCAGTTAATGTAGGTTTAAATGACCCTACAAATACGCCCAGCGCTAGGCAAGGAAGTGCTTTTGTTGCTATAGGTACTAAAATATATTTATTTGGTGGTACTACCAATGCAAATACCGAAACAAACATGCAAAATGATTTGTGGGTTTATGATACTGCTACAGGATTTTGGAATTTAATAACTCCGTCTAATGCAGCACCTCCTATTCGCAAAGATGTGCAAGGTTGGGCTGCAGGTGGCAACCTTTATATCTTTGGGGGTGTTTCTAGGGCAGACGGTACTACTAGTAAGGTGGTTAACGATTTATGGAAGTACGATCCTGTTGCCAACAGCTGGACAAAATTGAAAGGAGAAGCTGCACCTGCCGGAACGTATGCTGTAGAAGATTATACCGCGGCAACAGTAGCTCCGGCGGCTTCGAATACGAGTATTCCAGCTGGACGTGTTGGCATTTTGGCCGCTAGCAACGGAAATAAGCTATACCTATTTGGGGGAGATAGAACTACGGCTTGGACACAAAGGTATAGCGATTTATGGACAACAGATTTAGATGAAACGGTGCTACTATGGTAA